AATCACTTTCTGCTAATACAAGTAATTTCTATTGTCAACTGCCTCTGATAATTTCCTTTTTGCAAATTTGCTATTTGGTAATCCAGGTGAGCAATCAAAAGCAGATGAACCTCAGGTTGAggtaagaaaattttaattttttaagctggACTGATCGTTGATCAACCGATGAATTTTATCTCTGGCATGTTAGATTTTATTGTGGTGTGAATCTTGATTGCATTCATACTCTTTCATTCTGCTGTCTACAAATAAACCTCTTTTTCTGTCTTCTCAAAATTGTTCAATATCTTGGCAGAGTTAATTGGATGGAAGAGTATTCTTTTAAGACTGGGCTTGTCGAGGTAGGAAAGGGGCTTGCTGCTAGAGTGACCTGCTTTCAACTCATGGTAGTAGTACCAGGATTTGTTACCTATGACATGGTTCGATTTGTTTATCAGATGTTTTCGGACTGTTGTTCTGTGTTCTCTTCTGTTTAAACATAATTGAATCGGTTACTTTATAGTCTTTATGACTTACTTCCTTATGTTCAATTTTTTGTTGTCTTAGCTTCTTGTTTTTCCATGTGTTTCTGATTGAAGCACACTACACCTCGCTCATTCTTCAGTTTTTTGCTTGGTTTTGATCTTAACATAGCTTAAATGCCCAATTTGTTTGAGAAGTTTTCTGAACAAGGGGATTGATATTTGTGTAGCAGCAGTGTTCGATTCTGTGTGTggacctttttgcaaaattcCTGACATGGGTCATCGTCTACTTTCAGACATCCATATTTTGGCCTCCAAATAAGCAAATGACCATCCTCCCCAGTCCTACTGAAAGGGTTCTTTGGGATAAATTATCTTTTTCATTGAACTCAACTGTGAACtggaatatttatatatatagtaagaGCCTAAGAGGGAAGGGCTTGTTTAGATTTGAATCTTGAATTTAACGtgagctaaaatttcaaaatgaaatTAAGAATCTAACAGAAATATTATATCCTTGAATATATGGGCCTGGTTGTTGAATTCGGTATTCGAGACTACTAACTCGTTTGCAAATGGTAGCAGATTGATACAACACGTATGGGGAATAATGATTGAAATTCACTAAAGGAAGATGAATTTTACTGAATAATCAATTCCTTAGCAAGAATTTATGTTGTGGATTTCCCTAACAATAAAACTAAGCATCTGATGCTCAGAAGAAAAGTGGGAGGGATGCATCTAACGGGGGCTCCTTAGGAATAGCTTAATGGATTCTGTGTCTCCCTctgttgattttgatttttcataTGGACGTAAATGATGCATAAAATCTAGGCTGTTTTCAAGGTTATCTTCTCTGCTTCTCCTTTGCAAGATGAAAGATGGTTTTCATTGTTGGGAATGGGAGATGGGGTGGACGGTGGAGGCTGCAAATCAACTAGAAATGATTTCAAGTGCCTGTAAGACTCTTTTGGCTTCTCTACGATGAAGGCGTGTCCCGTGCCCTTGATGACGACGAGGTGAGCATTATCTCCCAGATGCCtgcattttttgaaaaaaaagaaagaaaaaaaatccctcGATCAGCGGAaagttttttttaagtaatttgaTTCCCAAAGCTTTGAAGAAGATGCGAACCTTTTTAACCTGTGACCCAATTCCAAAGGGAAAATTTTATCATATTCTCCCCATAAAATCAAGGTGGGCTGAAAATAGTGAAGTCACAAAGGTTGAAAGCAAACTTGGTTCAGAAAAAAAGCAGCAAATGGTTAAAAAAACAAAGAACGGTTTAAAATTAAGATGAACCTGAGAGATTTTGGTAATGTTTGATAATTTTCGATCTTTGGGTATTGCTCGGATcagctctttcttttcttccgTGTGCTCTGTACACATAACCTGTTTGTATATGTGGCCCCAATTAACATAAAGAAAAAGACAACCCCAAATGAAAAGCAGACGTATTGAGGCAGTCGATTGGCTATTAACAAAGATGAGAAATTTGTGCTGGTTCTAGAGACTGAAATCGTTGGTTCACTTACGTCAATGAAATCCGCGAGCAGACAAGAAGGGACCAAAGTCGAAGAAGGCGGCTTGAACATAGCAAAACCCAAGAGTTCCCTAAGCTTCTCAGGCGTTTGGGGTACTAAAATATCGGCAGCTTCTTCCAAATCAGATACCTTGAAAACTCCTTCCTTCAAATCTTTCTCTTCCATGCAAACTCCAGCGCAGCAGATCACCACTCGCTCAACAGCTTCACTGAACTGCGCTGCTAAACTGTACCCAACAAACCCACCATAGCTGAGGCCTACCAGGCTGAGTTTCTTCACCGAGTTGGCTTCCATCACTCGCATCACGCACTGAGCCTGAAACGATTCGGAGCGTTCAGGCCGAGTCGTGTAGGAGTCCCCGAAGAAGACAAGGTCGGGTACGAAGATGTTGAAGAAAGGGATCATCTTACGAATGGTGTCACCCCATTGCCACATTGTGTTGGCTCCCAGTCCATGGATGAGGAGGAGGTTAGGCTTGGAGTCATTATGTGTCTTGGGGACCCAACAGTGCATGACGGTGCCATCTTGGAGGTCCGTGATGGTGGATCGAAGCCCCGCTTTGAGGAATGATGATTTGTAACACCGGTTTCTGGCTGCGGTTAAGCTGAAACACCttgtcattttcttttcttagaAAACCTATGGAATCATACAACCTAAACTCTTCCGCCAAGGGAGGGATATGATTGTCCTCTAATCACTTGATAATGATGGATTTTGGTTTAGTTTATGTGATGTGAGAGGGACATAGATAGCACTATTAAAATGGATTTTTGAGGAATAAAAATTTGTGGGTGTAGAGGAATAAAGAGTTACATCAGATCTTGGTCTGATTTGAGAGAGATATTAAAACTCAAAACAATGGAGGAAGGAAGATGAGAGATAAAGGATATGTAAATGTAATATGACCAACCAAAGCGATTGAAGCCAATTTCCACCAGcaagttcttttcttttttgtaaggttttttttttttttgtgggggACATTAAATGCTATAGCCAATAGAAAAGATTGGAATTTGTGTGAAAGAAAGAGATGGTGTTGTCGGGACCATGTGGGTCTGGCTGGGGTTATTCTGTTTTCTGCTTTTCATTTAATCTAATCTTTTATTTCcaagtcaaaattttttaaaatgatttttcatgattaaattataaatatttaaaaacacagtataattattataattataattataattattatttaatgtttatttaaataattaaaactaaaagttTGTAGGCCAAAGTCCCAGTGACGCCGCCCCTGCCTATAATAGTCAAGGAAGCAGTCATCAGGGGTAAGTTTTGTTTAGTTGAACTTCCATACGGAGATGGATTACCAGATAAAAAATGTGTGGATGTAAGTAAAGCATACTAGTCGTTGAACTGCTGCtaagcttattattattattattattaacgaTAAGAGACATTCAAGCTTCACAACATTTTCtctgaaaattttttattcataatttaattgtttttcttaatTTGATTTCTATACTTAAACTCAATTAAAGTAGGAAAAAATGTTAGTCATCAACtagatttttacaatttttaaataaatatttttaaaaaattatataaatttcatgGAATGACAAAACAGATATAATCAaagaaactatttttattttcaaatggaAGGTGCAGTGTTTATAAAAGCATCCGGGAAAGTGGGAAACGTAACAGTGCTTATCGTGCGGCTCTCTCCTTAATCACAATCAATTTGGGGTTAATTCCTTTCATCACGTGCGcttctattttgaaatttgagaaaaatcagctctaATGAATCAACATCAAATCCACCACCTCTATAATTGCTCTTACTCtatgtttaataatttaatttaaacttaatatattatttcaaactcatatttatgttgttgtttttttatctaatctattttttgtatttgacaaaaattatacattttaatattcaaagGTAACGATGTTAAGTTTTTAGTGTTTAAGTTAGATTTTAAAGTTGATTGATGAAacttaattgctaatattataatatttattttttaaaaaataaaaaattagtgttAATTCTAAATTTGTTCAACTTTacgtttaattttttaattcaagcgttagagttaatttgatgaaaactaattactattattattagttaattatgaatTCCCATCAAATCAACTATAAAAACCTAgactaaacattaaaaatttaacattgttACCTCTAGATATCAAAATGTATACTTtttgttaaatataagtattatattgtaaaaaaaaaacaaatatcaaactcaaataacaaaattatgtataaagactatatatatatatagcttacGTTACATTTTAAGAGGTAAAAGGATGAAATTTCACataaatccaatcctagataaACATACCAACACTTGAAtttatgtacaaaatagtttatagacttaatttttatattatactaCTATGGTTTCTACCACGCTTCGTGttgagttaattattttttaagctAGATTATAGTGTAATTATTTGAAGATTAAAATATTCTATATTTATGTAGTCTTCATACATTTGAAATTTTGtcttcttacttttttttttaattttataacaaagtCAATAGGATGAACATGAtagattcataaatatttttttttgaaataaataagcaTAACAACGTGTCACCACCCTGATGAATCGGTCATGTGACATAATGGGTccgatttaagaaaaaaataatatttttaaataaataagtagtgtgataatatttttgatgtataaTGTTTTAAAGTTAATTGCAACGTCCAATCAAGTAAGCAAGCAAAAAGGAAGCTAAAGTtggataaaatatttgttaagatAATAAATGTGGGAATCATCAGGTCACGTATATGAAATTGAATGCAGTTAAGCGTGGGAAGTTTGGATACAAATTCCACGATGCATATGCCTCTGAGTCGGATAATTCGCGAAAGTGTTCACTTTTGGTTTTGATTCAACACTGTTGAATGCCATTAACCAAACAAAACGTGGGTGCTTTGAGCCTGTATTGGGTCGTCTTTTCTGGGTTTCTTTTAACTGTTGCATCTTGACTTTTGGGTAAACTTATCCACATTTAAGGCCCATTactaccaaaattttcatttttttatccaTTCAATCAATCAAATCCTAGAAGAAACCACGGAGAGGACAGCATAATCTACGGGATAACAAATGCAAGTCTAGTTATCTATAAATGTAGGGATTAGTGCAAAGACTGTAGGATCAATTTGAACCTTACTTCAACTAATTTCATCCACTTGGCTGATtgttaaactaaaaattatagcAATTGAATCGAAGAATGAGGTTAAGGTTGAATAGAAGCAAAGTAACCCAATTTGCTGAAAAACAAACTTTTAATTCAAATTCCTGCACCCACAATTTAAAACAGGCAACTTCATCTGCACTCCAAGACTTGAGAAATTTCTGGTGACAACCATTACCATATACAATGAATtcctaataatagtaataataataatcaaacatCAAAGGCTAATAGATAAAACAAATTTACATGAGTTAAAACCTgtattttgtttttgaataataatTTCGTAAATTCCAAACCTTGATTCTGCAGAACTTCAAGGATTACCCCAAGCAGCCATATGCATTTTCATGTTGGTCTAATCCACAAATTGCCATCCTGGGTAAACAAACTCTTATTTCAGCACTTCACCCGAGAGCAATATGATTTAAACGATTCTATCCCCTAAATCTAACGACGACGCAAGATATGTCATCTTTGCTGTCTCTTTTAACTGCTTCGGTGGTCAGTTGCTTTGCGGCCTTCTGTGGGTCTTTGAACCTTTTTGCAATATCAACCGCCTCTTGATTAGTCATCACCTGGATTAAGCATAAAGAACGGGAAATAAAACTCCTGCTGAACTATTACTAGCTCATGCATCATTGAGACAATTTCTTGCATGTGCACGAagtgaataaatataaatgaacAGAGGCATCAAAACCAAAAGAATTTACCTTCCAAAGACCATCACTAGCAAGGACTAAAATGTCTGTATTGCCATCTACCTTGGCGTTTTGAATGTCTGGATCTGACCGCAGATGTGATTTAAGGCTCTTGTCCCCAAAAGCACGTGAAACTGCCAGTTGTCCGTTAACTCTAGGAACATCTCCTGTTAAGCATGACAAAACAgcaaattcaacaatttcaaaacgaaaaaaattacTAGAGCAAGAGCCTTATGTTTCACTCTATAGTgagaatttccatggattagaatTAGCTGAACTGATGTTTTCGGGCCATCAATTCTTTTGTGGTATCTTTGAATGTATTTCAGGCCAAGGCACGagaagcaaaataataaaaattaataaataaaaaaatcatggtAACTTGCAGTTTCCTTTTCAATGGATACATCAAGAAAAATGCAAAGGAAGCCAATGATGTGGATTTTGAGTAAAGCAACCAACTTACAGAGTCATTATCGTAACCTAAAATTATTGCAGATTCCATATTAGGAATGAAGGAAGAATCAGTAACTTGAATCTAATAAATGCCCACAATAGGCTGGCAGCAACAAGACAAAATCAGCCTATCATCTTCATTGACTTAACAAGGTAATTAATACTTGgcaataaaaagtaaatttaacCACTAATTAAATGTATGCGCccataaaaagaagaaaaataagagaattaCAAGGTAGTGAACCGTAAAGACAAAAATTTCTTTTCAATGTAGTTGATGTGTTCTTGGTAGATGGAGTAACTAACTGAACCATCAGTGTCTTAATGAGGATCAAAACTACATGGATAATAAGTTCTTTTAGGAACTTCCTACATAAGTGTCTAAGCATTAGAAGCTGCAAACAGCTTAAAGATCACCAGCAGATTCAACCATTCAACTTCTTTGCCAAAACATGTTATAAATTATTATCATATTACACTGTACGTGCATAAAAACGAATGAACTTGTAAACATTGGATGCAGTAGAAGACCTGGCATATTTGAGACAAATCCTCCTCTGTTCTCAATGCTGCCTCGTTCGGTGTTTGGTTCATGATCTGTAGTCATCTGTGTAGCCTGACCCCTACTTGAAAGAACAGCACGAGAATCTCCAACATTTGCCACCCATAGACTTTTTCCATTTATCAATATTGCAGTTACAGCAGTGGATCCACCACGACCCAAGTCAGCAGCACGTGAAAGAATTGCTTGGTCTGTTTTGTCATAAGCTTTTGAAATGGCTCTGCGGGGATCAACCCAAAACTCTTCCTAGAAAAAGTAAGAAATGAAAGCATAAGTTGATTTGAAAGTAATAAGCCAAAACATGTAATTACCCTATTAAAAATGGTATGGCACATCCCACCTCCTTTAGGATATTGGCAAACAGATGCTTTTGTAGGTAGGCAGGTACACTATCTCCCAGATGACCATCATAGATAGCAAAAAGCCCCAACTCGTGACCTTGAATCTGCATGAACTTAGCGACATGATAATCCTCCATAGGATGACTTGCTTTCCCTTTTACTAGGCTGAAACCAAACCTCATTATACCCTCATGGCTTTTCCCCTTGCCAGAAGTAGATGATGAACGCCCCCCTccatactaaaatgataaaacagTAACAATAAGTCTCTTTGTAAGCCTCACTTAGCCACGTTGCTTAACACCAACCAAAAGAAAACCTATACCAATCCGGTTACTATAAAAAACCATCAAATATGTTGCATCAACATAACATTATGAAAAAGATGACACAACGAAAAGGGAAAAAGAACCCCAAAGAGTAAATTCTTGTAGCATGGAAAGTTCATCCAAATTTCCCTTCTAAACAAGCTGTGTACTGACTGTTCATAATAAATCAATATACAGGATCATATGATGAACTTCTTGTACAAGACTGTTGGgcaaatagatttttttaaaaaaaatttaattgcatAACCTGTATTAAAAGAAAAACTCTAAATTGGTTTACCAAGTTAGGAACATCTGCAATATAATcacacaataaaaaataaataaaagaaaagaatatattTATGACTATATGCCATACAGATCATCATTAGGAAGCGTTCATGAAAAATTATAGCAATCCCAACACACATCTAAGATGAATGATCAAATCCTTTCAATATGCAGACCATTCTTGCAACCCAAAATCATCACTCTTAAGTAGCTCATATAAGATACCTACTGAAATCAGGCAACATAACCTCAAAATTAATCACACAACTAACCTATATAAAAATTCCAAGTTTCATCACAATTAATTGAAAGTTTTATTTTCCCAAACATAGGAGTACTAAGAAAAGCCTTAAAAGAGTGCAGCAAATATGCTTTACCTGAGAGGAATTAAAGCAGCACAACCAATccatagaaaataaaatttctgCAAAAACCTCTAATTTGCCTGACTAAATTCTCTTCAGCATCAAGTTCCTGGTCAATTCAAAGATATCATCAAAACCCCAACAAAAAAAGTATCGTTAAAGGAAAACCCTCAAAGccacaaacaaaaacaaaaggatGAGCATGAAAGAATCACCAAGATAAAGAATCAATTAGAAGGCCAAAATATGCCTTGTTTCTGCTACTGCTGGGTGAAGTAGGTGTCCGCTACAACAGCTTTCCTTTTTGTTTATCAGCTGGGGTTTTCTTCCTCTTCTTGTTATAGGTTGGCTTTTGTTAATTTGCACAAGCAATTGAATAATATTTGAAAGCTTTCTTTTAAAGGGTTAAAAACTAGTgcttaatattaaaaaaaagattggAATTTGGAGAAAAAGAATGGAGCTTTTGCCTGAATGATTACTTGTGACCGTTCTAGGAAGAGTCTTCCTTTGCTATTTGATAtgatatatcataatatttatgTGAAAAAGGAATCGTTAAcaatataatgaaaaaaaagcTGCCACAAAGCAGACTTCTTCATGTTGACTTTGCTGTTTCAGTCTGTTTTCCATCTTCTCATAAATTTTGGTCATATCTTTTTTGTTACACAATACTTATAATTACTCATAACTCTTTTCAATATACTTCAACACacttaaattaatattatcttaTATTGGTATGCTAATTAAGTTAAGAATCAATCATCAATTAGACCAAGTTAAATTAATTTCTTCATTCAAAGACTTGGATTATGTTAATTGGTGAAGAATTTGTGGTAACAAATCATaagttgaaatttgattttttttttgtaaattattaaaaaataaaatggttaGCTTGCTTAATACTTAACTAAAACGTAAATCGATAACCAACTCCTAACTGGGCAACCCTTGAACATGTCTGTTTTAAGatgatataaattattaattaattaccaAAGAAGTTATACTCATGTAAAATTCATTAATAAACATAAATATGATTTTGTGTACGGTAATATTAGTAAACAATATCCCCAACtaaataaaacatttcaaaaaacAACTTACCGCAAAGCGGACAAAATTAGGGGTATGTTCAACTTTTGATTATTTAAGGAAATTGAATGATTTTTCTTATACATGGCAATAATGCTTTTCCCAGTTCCATTACTCCATCAAgcatatgtgttttttttttcatgttcttttttatttagttaataaatatattgttttcaaattttttattttatttttaattaatacttattttatttatatcaataaaacaataaatttgtaattatataataaatatatattttttatatctatcattatgtaaaaaatgttttttaagtGTATCaactattttattcatttatttttccttatatataatttttttatatgtcaaaaatttattttttcgacGTGATTATgataaattctaatattttaaaattaaataattattttaaatatcattattatttttatatgtgaaatattttaattaattatttcaaatatcattatagtTTCATCTAGTAATATGAATTTAGACTTGATAATGGGTTGGgccaaagtaaaattttaggcccattttctagGCACGAGCCTGGCCCGACCCAataaaatgggcctaaaattttgtctaagccaggcctaaattaaaaatactaaactcGAGCCTGGCACAGCCTGcacatattaattttttagattttttatttaaaattaatttaaaaaatatgatacatcaaatacactaaaaaaacattaaaatatatgttttccaacaaattgaaaatatgttaaaaaattttatacttaaataacattaagatagttACAACTTAGTAagtaaatgtctctaaaatagtagcagaATTAACAATAAAACCATAGTTATAcaatataacaacaataaaacaacagcataacaacaaaaaaatagaaggaaaaaagTTTAGGCTTATTCGAGTCCGGGCCAAAAAAATCCTACTTGAGGCCCGACCCATTTAAAAATCATGtatatttttttgtctaaactcatTTTTTGGTCATATTTTTCTATCTAAACCCTCTTACTTTTCAGGCGGGCTTTCGAGTCTGGGCGGATGACCTGACCCATGATTTGGTCTATGCATGATCTACATGaatggagcatgaaatatgacGGTTAGATTGTTAAAATATGAATTGTATAAAAAGTTATGAAAGGGtgtaaaactaattaaattttacaCCAATGTATCCCTCCCcaagaaaaatatttcaaaagaaattaattgatgtttttttaaaaataaaatatattgaacATAATGGtaaatatcaataatatatattcgTTATATAagtacatatttattattttatttatacagataagataattattaattaaaaataaaaaaaaattgaaacaacatgaaataaagaACACAAGTGTAGAGGAGAGTTGAACTTGTGACTCAAGGATGAAAGAAGACGCTTTTTGTGAAATgtatttttccaaaaatgttTTTTCTTAAAACGGGTTTTTGTCACATCTATAAAAATATGACATATTTCcgtaaataatcaaaattttaacttaattatatctctattatttttctaaaatcgaCATATACCTTTAAATTTACCTTTTAAAgagattaaaagaaaaaggttaCATAGTGAATGATAAACTAAAATTATTCTGGAAATGAAATAATCATTGATGActagaatctaaataaaatatttatagagtaATTGCTATGCTAATACTGATTGAAATTCAATTATAtcttatttcttttaaatattcaaatttgggaaACAAAATTTATACTGAAACTTTATAAATTTTAGAGATTTAAATCTTGgataaaattaaaagacaaattctCCAGCAGATATAATAAGAttccaaaacatactttaaaaaaaaaattcaaagcttAGATGATGCATGCCAAAAGACCTATATTGTAGAAGtaaatcttaatttaatttttatataattacaatattaatttaagttattattattttgataatctGTGTAGGCATTAATGTaccaatttaaataaattattgtcaAAGTGTAATCTGATATGAAAACAAGATTTACTTATATCAACTTGATAACTTGttttataatatcaatttaataatataataaataatcatatttgtgataaatctaaattttaaattgatacaaTAGCATTTTTATGTTCCGAAAAAATATTGTTTCACATGtagttaaaatttcaattttttatatataaaaatacacactcataaatcataaaaaaatataaaagaaattctTTAATTGAATCTTATAAAGCAAAACAAAAAACATTGTCGAAAATTTCCATTAATAATTAATGGTTGGTAGCATTTATATTCGAAAATAACACGGTCCAGCAAACTTATTTTGACATACACACTTcggataaatttcttttttgtaaatacaaaattatttaaataattaatgatattttaattggaatgacaaatattttttgaaatttaagattttaaaaaaaattgaagtcatAATTTCTACTTCCACCTATgtgatttttttctaattttatataataaaaaacacaaacaattatacaataatattgtttcttttttataaatttttgcaAAATATATAACGACAAAACTCACGTCATAGCAGCGTGAAGCTAACGAAGTAGAATCCCGGGAAGACTTAGCTTGTTGAGAAAATTCTCACTTACTTGTTTAATACACAGAGTATGTTTACACTTATAGACTATTTGTTTAACTAACTAACTAATCTTGTAACTGCCTAATTTTGCTAACTACTAACTACATTAACTtctcaacactccccctcaagttgaGGGTTGATATATATCTTTAACCCCTAACTTGGATACTAAAAACTCATGTTGCTTGATGCTCAAGGCCTTTGTCATCAAATCAGCAAGTTGCTCGGTTGTTCTAATGTGCTGCATCTGAATCGTTCCATCCTTGATTTTATCTCTTACAAAATGGCAGTCAATCTCTATATGCTTTGTCCGCTCATGAAAAACGGGATTAGCAGCAATTTGCAACGCTGCTTTACTATCTGAAAGAACCAATGATTTATCAAATTGATTGGGACTAACTTCTTTCAATAAACCGTTCAACCATACAACCTCTGCTACAACCATTGCCATACTTCTATACTCCGCTTCTGCCGATGATCGGGAAACTGTGGTCTGTTTCTTTGACTTCCACGAAACAAGGGATTCTCCAATTTTTATACAGAAACCAGTCACCGATCTCCTAGACATGGGGCATGAAGCCCAATCAGAGTCACAAAAAGCAATCAACTGTGTCTTGCTTGTTGCAGATAATAGAATACCTTGACCAGGATTTTTCCTTATGTATCGTACCACCCGAAAAGCAGCTTCTAAATGCGATTTTTTTGGTCTGTGCATGAACTGACTCAAATGTTGAACCGCAAACGTTATGTCTGGTCGTGTATTTGTCAA
The genomic region above belongs to Gossypium hirsutum isolate 1008001.06 chromosome D05, Gossypium_hirsutum_v2.1, whole genome shotgun sequence and contains:
- the LOC107905109 gene encoding uncharacterized hydrolase YugF, which translates into the protein MTRCFSLTAARNRCYKSSFLKAGLRSTITDLQDGTVMHCWVPKTHNDSKPNLLLIHGLGANTMWQWGDTIRKMIPFFNIFVPDLVFFGDSYTTRPERSESFQAQCVMRVMEANSVKKLSLVGLSYGGFVGYSLAAQFSEAVERVVICCAGVCMEEKDLKEGVFKVSDLEEAADILVPQTPEKLRELLGFAMFKPPSSTLVPSCLLADFIDVMCTEHTEEKKELIRAIPKDRKLSNITKISQPTLILWGEYDKIFPLELGHRLKRHLGDNAHLVVIKGTGHAFIVEKPKESYRHLKSFLVDLQPPPSTPSPIPNNENHLSSCKGEAEKITLKTA
- the LOC107902589 gene encoding probable protein phosphatase 2C 9, whose amino-acid sequence is MDWLCCFNSSQYGGGRSSSTSGKGKSHEGIMRFGFSLVKGKASHPMEDYHVAKFMQIQGHELGLFAIYDGHLGDSVPAYLQKHLFANILKEEEFWVDPRRAISKAYDKTDQAILSRAADLGRGGSTAVTAILINGKSLWVANVGDSRAVLSSRGQATQMTTDHEPNTERGSIENRGGFVSNMPGDVPRVNGQLAVSRAFGDKSLKSHLRSDPDIQNAKVDGNTDILVLASDGLWKVMTNQEAVDIAKRFKDPQKAAKQLTTEAVKRDSKDDISCVVVRFRG